In Roseiconus lacunae, the sequence AAGTGGAGCTTCTCCACAAGAAGCTTGTTGCGGCTGCGCGCAAAAGGTAGGCTTCGTCGAGCAAATTTCCTCTGACAAGGAAACTCTGCGATGGAATTCTCACCAGATCCGTCAGCAAAATGGGCCGATTCCTCGGACGTTTTTCGGGAACCTCGTACTGCTTTTTCCTTACGTTGATGCTACTACTGGGCGGGCAGCGGACGATGGACGACAGCATTCTGATCGAGTTCATTCAGCACTTCGATGAAATACCGCTGTCCAACGACGACTTCGAGTTCCCCGACTTGCTGGGAGTGGCCTATGAGTACCTGATCAAGTACTTTGCCGACAGCGCCGGGAAGAAAGGTGGCGAGATTTATACGCCTGAGGAAGTCGTTCGCATGATGGTGCATGTGCTGGAACCACAGGCGGGCATGAGCGTTTGCGACCCTTGTGCCGGATCGGGCGGTATGATGATCCAATCACGGCAATATGTCGAAGAGGTTGGCGGCAATGCCCGAGACCTCTCGCTCGCTGGTCAGAAATTGAACGGCGGGACATGGGCCGTCTACAAGATGAACATGATCCTGTACGGAATTCGCAGCGCGGACATTCGGCAGGGCTGGCCCCTGACCACTCGAAATTGCGACTCTAAGTTGAGTCACGAAGTTGTCTCAAAGTCGTTGACACATTCCGCTGACGGGGATCTGCTATTATACCGAACAGGATCTCAAGCGAGCATTGCGATATGCACAGCTCAATCTCGGCATCTGGGGTGCAGACGAAGGAAACTATAAAGAGACCGTCGCGGTCGGCAACCAAGTCAAGGAAGCGGCCGAATCATTGGATCTGCCGGTGCATTGGAATGGCCAGTCAGAGTATCGGCCGATGATTTTGCTGAAACATTTTCGAGATTGAAAGTCGAATCCGGCTTCTAACATAGTTGCTCCTTAGAGGTTGACTTCCTCTTCCATCGCAGCCCGTCTTCAAATGTCATTCGAACATCGTCTACCGCCGGCTTACCTGAAGGCATTGAAGAACAGTGCGTCTTGGACAGTTTCCGTCCCTGCCGTTGGGAAACGTGAATGGAACATCGCATCCGCAGGGACAAAAAATCCGCTCCAGCTTGACAGACCACTCAACATCAATGGCAAGGTTGTCCCCTTCATCGACCAACTGGAAGTTTGGGCGCAGGGTTCGAGCAAATTGACCAAGCAATGGCCAAAGGAGATCGTTTCCGGTCTTTGCAGATGCCTCAGCATTGGTGACGACAATGGAGATGTGCTTTTCATCGGACCCGACCATGAATCGTTGTTTGTCCTGCACCATGATGGTCTGGAGATCGAAAGATTTTCTTTTACCGTTACGAGTCTTGCTCAGCTATTGTCAGAGTCTTCTCCGGCTGATTCGCGTTCCACCAGAGCTGACGCGCAGCCAAAGTCGTTCGTCGGCGTCTGGAAAAACTGCGACGAAGATTTGGGCGAGGAGTTGCTCCGATTGATGGAAGATGGGTCGGTGGTCAGGCAATTTGACGACGGCAGCTCGCATGTTGGAGTTTGGAAAGTGGAGCAGTGTCAATTGACACTGATTGTCGGCGAACCAGATCAGCCGCCTGAAACCGAGGCATACGAAATTGAGGCAATCTCGGATTCAACTCTTCAATTGTTTGATCAAGAGAGCAATTTTCGAGAGCGGTTTGAGAAAGCCGGGTGACCCCATCATTGGCCAGTTGGCTTGCAGCGAAGTTCTATCTCACTTCGGTGGAGCATCTGAGCCAAGCCTTCGATAAGCAGTGGTTTGTTCGCCTTACAACAACACGAGACTGAACCGACACTCGCGGATCGCCCCGATAGACAGCTTCGGCCGTCGGGCTCCGCCACTGATTCTTGCTGAAAACGAACAAGACATTGGTTCGATTGGTCATCAGACGCTTTCCCTTTGTTTCGCGTCATTTTTGGCATCAGGGAATTCCGAACCTTCAAATTCTTGTTGACCGGTCCATCCTAGTGTTGGAACCCAAACTCGAACGCGGCTTCGGTAACGCTCGTAATCGGAGCCGAACCTTTCCAGCAAGTCCTGCTCTTCCACGGGACGTACGAAAACATGCCACGCAACGATGCCAGTCAATGAATAGATAATGACCGGCACACTGCCGAGCAGCCAACCCACTGCAATACCCTGGAGGATGCCCGCAACGGCCATCGGATTTCGAACGAATCGGTAAGGCCCGGCAACCACCAACCGCGGTGCGGTCGCGGTCGGCAACGGTGTTCCACCGCCTAGCGTCACCATCGAGAGACCACTCCATAGGCCGAGACAGGACGCCAGCAGGAATAGACCTATAGACGCCTGCGTCTGGAAAGAATGTTCAAATCGGTTCCAGGTGATCGTCTCCTGAAGCTCAACGATTCCCATGGGCAGAATCCAGAGGAACGTTCCCCAAAAAATCACGATCTGCCCGAGGGTCGACAGCAATGAACCAACCCGATTCATTGACGTCACTCGAAATGCCGCGGGAGCATCGCCTTGCTTGCCCTGAATCGTAGCCATCGCAAGGGAAAGTACCGCCATGCTGGCCATCATCGCTGAAGCAATCCACGCTTCACCCGTTCTCATGCTTGTGGCGATGCAAACCAAAGTCGGATACCAACAGATCGCGGCAACGCTCCAAGCCGCTGTCGATGCCCAATTTCGTTGATGCCAAACGCTGAAAGCGACGATACACGAACCGCCTACGATCAGAGTGAAATCTGCGAGCCAAAAGGAGAGCAACACATCGTCTGGCCAACTCCGCGGATGGAACCATCCGATGCTTTGTGGATGTAGCCTCAATAGTGCCCACCAAGCCACGACTCCAATCGCTTGCAAAACACAATAGCCAGAAACGATTTGTCGTGGGTTCATCATTAGAGACAGATTTTAGAAGGCTTCCGGCTGGTTGCATCAGCGATGAGAATAAACTTCCCGGAGTTGTCAACGCACTGTAAAATCGATTGAATGTTAGAACCACGCGGTACCGAGAGAAACCATGGCTACTACGATCAATGCACCTCAACAGTGGGTGGAAAATATTGCCCTGCTTCGATTGCCAGAGCAAGCCGATCGACGCCTTCAGGAGTTGATGGACCGCAACAACGAGGGCCAATTGACGGAACAGGAAAGAGCGGATCTGGCAGCATTGGCCGAGCTAAGCGAGCAACTTTCGCTAGTCCGTGCGGAAGCTTTGCACCTTCTCGGCCGAAAACCGTAGTGGACTTGGAGCGGCCGACAATTCTCGATGGATAAAAGGGGAGCGGGGTTTTAAATGATTTTGACGACGCCTTTGAAGCTTTGTCGCTGGGATAAGCGTACCGGGCGTATCTGTCGACTCGAACACGAAGTCCAGCCCGGATCCGCTCCGGCGGTTCCGCCTTCGTCATAGCTGCTGACAATCCCCCCTTTCCCCTTTTTCATCACGCAATCTCGCCTTTCCACTTTTTCATCACGCTGTCTGCACCGCCCCAGCTGGCTCTAGTAATCTTTACTACTGAGCAACGCATTGATTTCGGCTTCCGTGTGAGAATGGTGCCGTTTATCGAACGTTCCGAAATACCGCAGCTTTGGTAAGTCAAGAAGTGGGCTGAGATCGCCGCTGACAATTTTTGTATCCATGATGACAAACTCCTCAAGCGCAGAACATCCGCTTAAGAATTCCAGGTTCTCAACGTCCGCACAGCGATCAAGTGTGATCTTTGCAACATTCGTCAGCTTTCCAAGCTGCCCCAAGTCCTCGATCTTTTTGCATTGCTCGAACTTCACGCGTTTCAAACTTCCGCCTGATAGACCGCTGATCGCAGCGATATTTTTGAGGTCGAAAAACCGGTGGAAAAACATTGCCTGCACGTGCTGATGCTGCTCTATCCCGGTGAGAGATATGATCGAGGAATGATTGATCTCCAGATGCTTAACGGATGGAATTACCGGTAGGCAGCTAAAATCAGAGGCTGGGCATTTGTATTTAAACAATGTGAGCTTTCCCAAATTCTTATTTCGCTCATCAACGCTAAGCGCAGGTGACCATTCAGCGCTTAGCTCACGCAATTTTGCGAATGTTCCCAGATCCGGCGGTTTTTTGTAGGTCTCAAGCGTCAGATACTCCAGACCGCTTAGATACTGCAGCCCGGCCAGATCAATCCCCTTCGCGCAGCTGATCGCCACAGCTGCGATGTTTGGATAGTCTTTTAAAAACGCAAGATTTTTTTCGGCATATCCTGCGGTCGCCGAAATATGAACGCCCGCTAAGTCACCGCCGGAAAGCCTGCTCAGGCAAGCCTCCCGATGATCCGACTGGATCGTAATCAATTCTCCGGCGGGGCAGTTGAAGATATTGGGTTGCCAGAGAGTCATGGGCGGTCCTTTTGACTAATGGTCAATGTTTACTCCGTCCTGAATCGTGTATGTACGACCAGGCGAATTGATTCGGTTTCGATTTGCAGCGTTGCCGATACCACCATCATTATCAATCCGGGCGGCCACATCCCTGAAAGCGTTACGACGAATGCTCGCAGACGTCCAACCCGTTGATTCGCGCGCAATCGGATTGTCAGGATTTTCTTTGCTGTGGCGTGCTCCTTCTCGTTTAGCAGCGACTTCTGAACGACGGCGTGGTCCTTTTCCATGATACCGCGACACCGCGTTCCATCTGAGAAGTTAATCGTGTAAGAGCCATGCTCGCTGGCGTTGTGAACAAGAAGCCCTCCAGCAGTCACGGGATAGACGCATTCCCTGAACGGATAAAAAGGGGAGCGGGGTTCTAAATGATTTTGACGACGCCTTTGAAGCTTTGTCGCTGGGATAGGCGTACTTGGCGTATCTGTCGACTCGAACACGAAGTCCAGCCCGGATCCGCTCCGGCGGCTCCGCCTTCGTCACAGCTGCTGACAATCCCCCCTTTCCCCTTTTTCATCACGCACAGCTGCTGACAATCCCCCCTTTCCCCTTTTTCATCACGGACCCGACCGCTCCGTCACCGAATGTAACTCTGCGATTAGGTTTCTATGTTGGTGCAGGTATTGGTCCACCACGTCGTGGTACGGGTACGGTTGGCCGGGAACGAATTCTTGTTCGTCTTCCAGGTAGCCGACGATGGGCACCCTTGCGCCACTTTCAAAGAAGAACGCGAAAAAGGGGAACGGGGTTTTAAAAGATACTTCGGGGAAGCCGCGGAAATATACGGTCAGCGGGCGACGCGTAAACTCGCCAGCGGATTCGATGTGGACAGGCGTGCTGCGACTTGGCGCGCACCCGCTGCCAGTGAGCAAGCCCTGCCCGGTCAAACGGCAGATGATAAAAGTACTTCAAGACGACGACTTCCACACCAACCGACACGTCGAAACAGTTCCCTTCGACCTAGCCGACAGGCCACTACGGACAGACGACGCCTTTGGCTTTGTCGCTGGGATAAGCGTACCTGGCGTATCTGTCGACTCGAACGCGAAGCCCAGCCCGGATCGGCCCCTGGGTTTCGACTTCGTCATAACTGCTGACA encodes:
- a CDS encoding HsdM family class I SAM-dependent methyltransferase — protein: MGRFLGRFSGTSYCFFLTLMLLLGGQRTMDDSILIEFIQHFDEIPLSNDDFEFPDLLGVAYEYLIKYFADSAGKKGGEIYTPEEVVRMMVHVLEPQAGMSVCDPCAGSGGMMIQSRQYVEEVGGNARDLSLAGQKLNGGTWAVYKMNMILYGIRSADIRQGWPLTTRNCDSKLSHEVVSKSLTHSADGDLLLYRTGSQASIAICTAQSRHLGCRRRKL
- a CDS encoding methyltransferase family protein translates to MNPRQIVSGYCVLQAIGVVAWWALLRLHPQSIGWFHPRSWPDDVLLSFWLADFTLIVGGSCIVAFSVWHQRNWASTAAWSVAAICWYPTLVCIATSMRTGEAWIASAMMASMAVLSLAMATIQGKQGDAPAAFRVTSMNRVGSLLSTLGQIVIFWGTFLWILPMGIVELQETITWNRFEHSFQTQASIGLFLLASCLGLWSGLSMVTLGGGTPLPTATAPRLVVAGPYRFVRNPMAVAGILQGIAVGWLLGSVPVIIYSLTGIVAWHVFVRPVEEQDLLERFGSDYERYRSRVRVWVPTLGWTGQQEFEGSEFPDAKNDAKQRESV